The Juglans microcarpa x Juglans regia isolate MS1-56 chromosome 2S, Jm3101_v1.0, whole genome shotgun sequence genome has a window encoding:
- the LOC121252709 gene encoding LOW QUALITY PROTEIN: protein NRT1/ PTR FAMILY 5.8-like (The sequence of the model RefSeq protein was modified relative to this genomic sequence to represent the inferred CDS: inserted 1 base in 1 codon), producing the protein MAGGDHHRSKGLGKSCILLIVISGMERFAYKGVASNLVTYLTDVVKMSNSSAAKAVNSWCGFTSMLPLLVAPLADSYWDRYSTILASSFLYVMGLAALTSTTWAWAWSSASKSTRSYSFLFWSLYLVSIGQGGYNPSLQAFGADQLDEHDDDQDQELPCIKDENKSNKKGLFFQWWYFGVCSGSLTGVTFMSYIQDTFGWVLGFAIPTIAMVLSVAFFSCGSRMYIYTHKRDDAIHNNKPFDSIVRAFKATKSKFMTSGITLSNYSSDQKVELELQEKPLCREEFDSIELVLEENPRNGAYMLQNTKVVLRLLPIWTMLLMFAVIFQQPATFFTKQGMTMKRNIGRFKXPPATLQSAITLSIILLMPLYDKVLIPIARLITCDPKGISVMKRMGIGMFLSIIAMVIAAVVEMKRLEISRKMGDLDSESAETVPLSIFWLLPQYILLGISDIFTVVGMQEFFYNEVPVRMRTMGFALYTSVFGVGSFLSAISISLVEIFTSTKGRHSWFSDNMNEACLDKFYWLLALLSALSLLLYVVLCKCYKSRTELENENCT; encoded by the exons ATGGCTGGAGGAGATCATCACAGATCAAAGGGACTCGGCAAATCATGCATTCTCTTAATAG tgaTATCTGGTATGGAGAGGTTCGCATACAAAGGGGTAGCATCAAATCTGGTGACATATCTGACAGATGTGGTGAAGATGAGCAACTCTTCTGCGGCCAAGGCGGTCAACAGCTGGTGTGGTTTTACGTCCATGCTGCCACTGCTAGTGGCACCCCTTGCTGACTCTTATTGGGATCGCTATTCCACCATTTTGGCCTCTTCTTTCCTCTATGTTATG GGTCTTGCGGCATTGACATCAACAACATGGGCATGGGCATGGTCCTCTGCAAGCAAAAGTACAAGGTCTTATTCGTTTCTCTTTTGGTCTCTATACTTGGTTTCAATAGGCCAAGGTGGATATAACCCATCTTTGCAAGCCTTTGGAGCAGATCAACTTGATgaacatgatgatgatcaagatCAGGAATTGCCCTGTATTAAAGACGAGAACAAGTCTAATAAAAAGGGTTTATTCTTCCAGTGGTGGTATTTTGGTGTTTGTAGTGGAAGCCTCACGGGGGTCACTTTTATGTCCTACATTCAAGATACATTTGGTTGGGTTCTGGGATTTGCTATTCCCACCATAGCAATGGTACTATCCGTTGCATTTTTCTCTTGTGGAAGCCGGAtgtatatttatacacataaaCGGGATGATGCTATCCATAATAATAAGCCATTTGATAGCATAGTTCGAGCTTTCAAAGCAACCAAGTCAAAGTTTATGACTAGTGGAATCACCTTATCAAATTACAGTTCTGATCAAAAGGTCGAGCTAGA GCTTCAAGAGAAACCTCTTTGTCGTGAAGAGTTTGACAGCATAGAATTAGTCTTGGAAGAGAACCCCAGAAACGGTGCATATATGCTTCAAAATACGAAAGTAGTGCTCCGGCTTCTGCCCATATGGACAATGCTTCTGATGTTTGCTGTAATTTTTCAACAACCCGCAACTTTCTTTACTAAACAAGGAATGACAATGAAGAGGAACATTGGCAGGTTCA ATCCCCCAGCTACTCTACAGAGTGCTATTACATTGTCTATAATTCTCCTAATGCCTTTATACGACAAAGTTTTGATCCCAATTGCACGGCTGATAACTTGTGATCCAAAAGGTATCAGTGTAATGAAAAGAATGGGAATAGGGATGTTTCTGTCCATCATCGCCATGGTCATCGCAGCAGTGGTCGAAATGAAGAGGTTAGAGATCAGCAGAAAGATGGGAGATCTTGATTCAGAATCTGCAGAAACAGTGCCACTAAGCATCTTTTGGTTACTTCCTCAATACATTCTGTTAGGCATCTCAGACATTTTCACTGTTGTTGGGATGCAAGAGTTCTTTTACAATGAAGTTCCTGTTAGAATGAGAACCATGGGCTTTGCACTATACACAAGTGTTTTTGGGGTGGGAAGCTTCTTGAGTGCCATATCGATTTCACTAGTCGAAATCTTTACGAGTACAAAAGGAAGGCACAGCTGGTTCTCTGACAACATGAATGAAGCTTGCCTAGACAAATTCTACTGGCTTCTAGCCTTGCTAAGTGCCTTGAGCTTGCTATTGTACGTAGTTTTGTGCAAGTGTTACAAAAGTAGGACTGAATTGGAGAATGAAAACTGTACATAA
- the LOC121252710 gene encoding uncharacterized protein LOC121252710, with amino-acid sequence MGFFTYTMTGTGFILIGAWEALTSSTSIPNLIENSFPSSPPTSIHTPEHASSSRPKRNQFSSSLTFISVSVLSFLVIVNSTISFFEALNSRDKVGSVLQLQVLAMASLFLLYSITGFLVIFTNSMPLPCSILSLIGLFAFVQEFLLFYLQRKDPSGIENRYFDLLLVPITVCLFSTVMELKSPKSNYPKLARGIGLILQGSWFVQMGLSFYTDLITSGCTLQEKTRGNYTIRCKGHPEYHRARAIATLQFNCHLALLVTTIVGVYSIFVRKYGVPGDFTRYKPLGAEMRRFENAQFSLDSDDDVGEEVKEEDSVQKQVGAVESGVNGYGTY; translated from the coding sequence ATGGGGTTCTTCACCTACACCATGACTGGCACTGGATTCATTCTGATCGGCGCTTGGGAGGCCCTCACGTCCTCAACTTCAATCCCAAATCTCATCGAGAATTCGTTTCCGTCTTCACCTCCCACTTCGATTCACACACCAGAGCATGCTTCTTCGTCAAGACCCAAAAGGAACCAGTTTTCTTCGTCTTTGACCTTCATCTCCGTCTCTGTCCTCTCCTTCTTAGTCATCGTAAACTCTACGATCTCCTTCTTTGAAGCGCTCAATTCTCGTGACAAAGTCGGTTCGGTCCTTCAATTACAAGTCCTCGCCATGGCGTCGCTCTTTCTGCTGTATTCGATTACGGGTTTCTTGGTAATTTTCACGAATTCAATGCCTCTGCCGTGTTCTATTCTTAGTTTGATTGGTCTTTTCGCTTTCGTCCAAGAGTTCTTGCTGTTTTACTTGCAGAGGAAAGACCCAAGTGGAATTGAGAACAGGTACTTTGATCTGTTGCTTGTACCTATAACTGTTTGTTTATTCTCCACAGTGATGGAATTGAAATCCCCGAAATCGAACTACCCGAAATTGGCTCGTGGGATTGGATTAATTTTACAGGGTTCATGGTTTGTGCAAATGGGTCTCTCTTTTTACACCGATTTGATAACTAGTGGGTGCACTTTGCAAGAAAAGACTAGAGGGAATTATACAATCAGGTGTAAGGGACACCCTGAGTATCACCGGGCAAGAGCTATCGCCACGCTACAATTTAACTGTCACCTAGCTCTTCTTGTAACTACGATTGTGGGGGTGTACTCGATTTTTGTAAGGAAATATGGAGTTCCTGGTGATTTTACGCGTTACAAACCGCTCGGTGCAGAAATGCGGCGATTTGAAAATGCACAATTTTCTTTGGATTCTGACGATGATGTTGGTGAAGAAGTAAAGGAAGAGGACAGCGTGCAAAAGCAGGTGGGCGCTGTGGAATCAGGTGTAAATGGTTATGGCACTTATTAG
- the LOC121252711 gene encoding protein CREG1, whose amino-acid sequence MGIKGLLYNFHLFSLVLLLVGFQGSVQGRLPLIKKPDPDDAAVTARWLVSHNVWGVLNTISSDLGGAPFGNVVSFSDGLPGKGVGIPFFYLTTLDPTARNAMEDERASFTISEYPIGTCGNKDPENPSCAKITLTGKLKVVDKKSKEAEFAKSALFSKHVEMKDWPIDHDFQFFKLEIESIFLIDWFGGPKPLTVEQYLHPKINKLAFLMGARI is encoded by the exons ATGGGCATCAAAGGTCTTCTGTATAATTTCCATCTCTTTTCCTTGGTCTTGCTTTTAGTGGGTTTTCAAGGTTCCGTACAGGGACGGTTGCCTTTGATCAAGAAACCCGACCCGGATGATGCTGCCGTCACTGCTCGTTGGTTGGTCTCTCACAACGTCTGGGGTGTCTTAAA TACCATCTCAAGTGACTTAGGAGGAGCACCATTTGG GAATGTGGTTTCCTTTAGTGATGGGCTACCTGGCAAAGGTGTTGGCATACCATTCTTCTACTTGACAACTCTTGATCCAACTGCCAGAAATGCAATGGAAGATGAGAGGGCTTCATTCACAATCAGTGAATACCCTATAGGAACTTGTGGCAATAAAGATCCCGAGAATCCCTCGTGTGCAAAAATTACACTTACTGGCAAG TTGAAGGTAGTTGACAAAAAATCTAAAGAGGCAGAGTTTGCTAAAAGTGCCTTGTTCTCAAAGCATGTGGAGATGAAGG ATTGGCCTATTGATCATGACTTCCAGTTCTTCAAGTTAGAAATTGAGAGTATATTTTTGATTGATTGGTTTGGTGGCCCAAAACCACTCACAGTGGAGCAGTACCTGCATCCTAAAAT AAACAAACTCGCTTTCCTTATGGGAGCGCGCATCTAA